A section of the Prevotella melaninogenica genome encodes:
- the dinB gene encoding DNA polymerase IV, translating into MRKIIHIDMDAFFAAVEQRDNPELRGKPIAVGFDGPRGVVSTASYEARTFGVRSAMSMAQAKRRCPQLIVVSSHFDRYKEVSRQIHAVFHEYTDLVEPISLDEAFLDVSENKKGIELAVDIAKEIKKKIFERTSLTASAGISYNKLLAKIASDMRKPNGIFTVHPDRALGFIGKLPVEKLWGVGPKTAERMHGMGVFTGEQLRQISREHLVQVFGKMGNVYYDFSRGIDNRPVIVEYERKSVGCERTFLEDLRIESKIIIELYHITLELVERIKAKDFKGRTLTLKLKWDATTQITRSLTQEKVLRAKDDILPLAKQLLKDTDYHNRPIRLMGLSVSSPDTNEKEGQNRPQWIEGLLPFEEKGSIR; encoded by the coding sequence ATGCGTAAAATTATTCACATTGACATGGATGCTTTCTTTGCAGCGGTAGAGCAAAGGGATAATCCAGAACTGAGAGGGAAGCCTATTGCTGTGGGTTTCGATGGTCCACGTGGTGTGGTGTCGACGGCCAGCTATGAGGCACGTACCTTCGGTGTTCGTTCGGCAATGTCAATGGCACAGGCTAAAAGGCGTTGTCCGCAACTGATAGTAGTCTCTTCACATTTTGATAGATACAAAGAAGTATCAAGACAGATTCACGCTGTCTTTCATGAATATACTGATTTGGTGGAGCCAATCTCACTTGATGAGGCTTTCCTTGATGTCTCGGAGAATAAAAAAGGAATAGAGCTTGCTGTTGATATAGCTAAAGAAATCAAGAAAAAGATATTCGAGCGCACTTCGCTAACTGCCTCTGCAGGAATAAGCTATAACAAATTGTTGGCTAAGATAGCCTCTGATATGCGCAAACCGAATGGAATCTTCACGGTACATCCCGACCGTGCGCTTGGTTTTATTGGCAAGCTCCCAGTGGAGAAACTATGGGGCGTAGGTCCAAAAACGGCTGAGCGAATGCATGGTATGGGTGTCTTTACGGGAGAACAATTACGACAAATATCGCGAGAACACCTTGTACAGGTGTTTGGTAAGATGGGCAATGTTTACTATGATTTCTCACGTGGCATTGACAATCGTCCTGTCATCGTTGAATACGAGCGTAAATCGGTCGGCTGTGAACGTACTTTTCTTGAGGATTTGCGCATCGAATCGAAGATTATCATCGAACTCTATCACATCACTTTGGAATTAGTTGAACGAATAAAAGCGAAAGATTTTAAGGGTAGAACCCTCACACTAAAATTGAAGTGGGATGCTACAACGCAGATAACGCGCAGTCTTACACAGGAGAAAGTTCTTCGAGCGAAAGATGATATCCTTCCCCTTGCCAAACAGTTGTTGAAAGATACGGACTATCATAACCGCCCTATCCGCTTGATGGGACTATCTGTTTCTTCACCTGATACAAATGAAAAAGAAGGACAAAACCGACCTCAATGGATAGAGGGATTGCTCCCTTTTGAAGAAAAAGGCAGTATTAGGTAA